A genomic segment from Epinephelus fuscoguttatus linkage group LG17, E.fuscoguttatus.final_Chr_v1 encodes:
- the LOC125905300 gene encoding proline-rich protein 15-like, translated as MTERTPWWMAFLPKKKSGGSKDTSTTHTTPHFDPFAPRSEKQKDSGDQALSQQEAGIHSNDTNEESRLETYFNEQTCRRNMRISRSGRFKVKGKIRQTLPTQEKETDNVASGKEDMRGSRGGVDDQRLPHKMMHEEKERDSKK; from the coding sequence ATGACAGAAAGGACCCCATGGTGGATGGCATTCCTGCCAAAGAAGAAAAGTGGAGGCTCCAAGGACACCAGCACAACCCACACCACACCGCACTTTGACCCTTTTGCACCAAGGTCAGAGAAGCAAAAAGACTCCGGTGACCAGGCCCTGTCTCAACAGGAGGCCGGCATCCACAGCAATGACACCAATGAAGAGTCCCGCCTGGAGACGTACTTCAACGAGCAGACGTGTCGCAGGAACATGAGGATTTCACGCTCTGGTCGCTTTAAGGTCAAGGGAAAAATTCGCCAGACCCTTCCTACacaggagaaagagacagataatGTGGCATCAGGGAAAGAGGACATGCGGGGATCGCGAGGAGGAGTAGACGATCAAAGACTGCCCCATAAAATGATGCACGAAGAAAAGGAGAGGGATTCAAAGAAATGA